Proteins from a single region of Bombus huntii isolate Logan2020A chromosome 2, iyBomHunt1.1, whole genome shotgun sequence:
- the LOC126874436 gene encoding integrator complex subunit 3 isoform X2 — MEQTKTLASRLLSTSCIENKDDLEEKFERCYTVLQNLTAGLSEKEAHDTLNNAVCKDKTHEEVSLGLLVVILTDPQNAPKSYRDLTLITRDGLAIVLVHLNQLVLERYLRLNDVTRSQLLWLLREMIRTSVASVDNLCLSLLRHAAGGDISPRNLFLVDALLDIFQENRPWLDKFPFLVASIVYTYLRLIEDHNAPHLSGLRQKEVTFTVSLIRERMVDCLVIGRDLVRLLQNVARIPEFEALWKDILLNPKSLCPNFSGVLQLLQTRTSRRFLQSRLTPDMERKLVFLTSQVRFGNHKRYQDWFQRQYLATPESQSLRCDLIRFIVGVIHPTNELLCSDIIPRWAVIGWLFTTCTSTVAASNAKLALFYDWLFFEPEKDNIMNIEPAILVMHNSMRSHPPVTATLLDFLCRIIPNFYPPLTEKVRNGIFLSLRQILEKRVLPSLYPLFDSPKLDRELRSKIRETFKEFCLPPNADPGKMEDFNKDVTPGATLENAANTPVENNHLNQDSEPAFSDEEDEVSLRIVTKVEEEDEEDVPLANVKLKNEQKNANCIVKKEDITSQLNLILEPEELRTAVESLHSETDNEVRCQTMERIVQMVVEDEIDAETIPALASCISTILSSQITSQIFPSDNLNEEALTDSISTPLFVMFRNQFQLCKEEDNRRKLLARVLAEIQNVQSRIGYLLLYFLKVWGREEEKREGEPSNMLNDVKASVYKDFCVHREKKLDACLVSDLKLCHEDNIFMLCYLVPDVYMGFQNVALGNVQLLHLVVSTVDACQLQELVCQIMQGHLKMLKKESFTSLLTASLNWETFEQYCFWQLIFAHDFPIDYVLPVLPKLQFRDHAEALTSILFMLKQEKPTLELLRQLLARQNVDGDMFVVAALRYWCRDYEEKLSELLANLLSTRYPATSPNKRKRSGPKHNQQSGTPSGEQVLGHLDQLRQHCMSSAELQLYHSEGMQRALQQAQAASSDSLRKSYGDLFALAEVNEENEPPPPPPTSSARKHAAASAGGGGGAGGKGGHRKTGANTRERSSSKRPLPRYHLDSTSSSEEESIVNVKQAKKRKKINPVGSDSD, encoded by the exons ATGGAACAGACGAAAACTCTCGCGTCCCGGCTACTCAGCACAAGTTGCATAGAGAATAAGGACGACTTGGAAGAG aaATTCGAGAGATGTTATACAGTGCTCCAAAACCTGACTGCAGGGCTATCTGAAAAAGAAGCCCATGATACGTTAAATAATGCTGTATGTAAGGATAAGACACATGAAGAAGTTTCATTAGGATTGTTGGTAGTCATTTTGACAGATCCTCAAAATGCTCCAAAAAGTTACAGAGACTTGACATTAATTACACGAGATGGTCTTGCAATTGTGTTAGTACATCTTAATCAATTAGTACTTGAAAGATACCTACGATTGAACGATGTGACTAGAAGTCAGTTATTATGGCTGTTAAGGGAGATGATAAGAACCAGTGTAGCTAGTGTGGATAACCTTTGTTTAAGTTTATTAAGGCATGCAGCTGGTGGTGATATTTCACCACGGAATTTGTTTTTAGTTGATGCacttttagatatttttcaagaaaatcgaCCTTGGCTGGATAAATTCCCTTTTCTAGTAGCATCCATTGTTTATACCTATTTACGATTAATAGAAGATCATAATGCACCACATTTATCTGGTTTACGTCAAAAAGAAGTTACATTTACTGTATCTTTAATAAGAGAACGTATGGTTGATTGTTTGGTTATTGGAAG AGATTTAGTACGCCTATTACAAAATGTGGCACGGATACCTGAATTTGAGGCACTTTGGAAAGACATACTTCTCAATCCAAAGTCTCTTTGTCCAAATTTCAGTGGTGTCCTTCAACTTTTACAAACTAGGACTTCTAGAAGGTTTCTCCAATCTAGACTTACACCAGATATGGAAAGGAAATTAGTATTTTTAACCAGTCAAGTCCGTTTTGGTAATCATAAACGATACCAAGATTGGTTTCAAAGGCAGTACCTGGCTACACCAGAATCACAATCTTTGAGATGTGACCTTATACGATTCATTGTTGGTGTTATTCATCCAACAAATGAGCTATTATGTTCAGATATTATACCTCGATGGGCAGTAATAGGATGGTTATTTACAACTTGTACATCAACTGTAGCTGCAAGTAATGCTAAACTCGCTTTATTTTATGATTGGTTGTTTTTTGAACCTGAGAAGGATAACATAATGAACATTGAACCTGCAATCCTTGTCATGCACAATTCCATGAGATCGCATCCACCGGTCACTGCCACATTGTTAGACTTTTTATGCAGA ATAATACCAAATTTCTATCCACCTTTAACCGAAAAAGTGAGAAATGGGATCTTTTTGTCGTTGCGACAAATTTTGGAGAAACGGGTTTTGCCGAGTCTTTATCCATTGTTTGATAGTCCCAAGTTAGATCGTGAATTAAGAAGCAAGATAAGAGAAACATTCAAAGAATTCTGTTTACCACCTAATGCAGATCCTG GTAAAATGGAGGATTTTAATAAGGATGTTACACCAGGCGCTACACTGGAAAATGCAGCGAATACACCAGTTGAAAATAATCATCTAAATCAAGACTCGGAACCAGCTTTTAGTGATGAAGAAGACGAAGTGTCATTAAG GATAGTGACTAAAGTAGaggaagaagatgaagaagatgTTCCATTAGCAAATGTGAAGTTgaaaaacgaacaaaaaaATGCAAATTGTATTGtgaagaaagaagatattacATCTcagttaaatttaattttagaacCAGAAGAGTTAAGGACTGCTGTAGAAAGTTTGCACAGTGAAACAGACAATGAAGTGAGATGTCAAACGATGGAGAGGATAGTACAAATGGTTGTAGAGGATGAAATAGATGCAGAAACTATACCAGCACTGGCTTCTTGCATATCAACGATCTTATCTTCACAAATTACATCTCAAATATTTCCATCAGATAATTTGAATGAAGAAGCCTTGACTGATAGTATAAGTACACCATTGTTTGTTATGTTTCGAAATCAGTTTCAGTTGTGTAAAGAAGAGGACAATAGGCGGAAGCTGCTAGCTCGGGTACTTGCAGAGATACAAAACGTTCAATCAAGAATAGGTTATCtgttactttattttttgaaaGTCTGGGgcagagaggaagaaaaacgGGAAGGCGAACCAAG TAATATGTTAAATGACGTTAAAGCATCTGTATATAAAGATTTTTGTGTACatcgagaaaaaaaattagatGCGTGTTTAGTGTCAGATTTGAAG CTCTGCCATGAAGATAACATATTTATGCTGTGTTACCTTGTGCCTGATGTATACATGGGTTTTCAAAATGTGGCTCTTGGAAATGTTCAATTATTACATTTGGTTGTCTCGACCGTCGATGCATGCCAACTACAAGAATTGGTTTGTCAAATAATGCAAGGACACTTAAAGATGTTAAAGAAGGAATCGTTTACATCACTTTTGACAGCAAGTTTAAATTGGGAGACTTTTGAGCAATATTGTTTTTGGCAGCTTATTTTTGCCCATGATTTTCCAATTGACTATGTCTTACCTGTCTTACCCAAATTGCAATTTCGAGATCACGCAGAAGCATTAACATCGATATTGTTTATGCTTAAACAAGAAAA GCCAACGTTAGAACTTCTGCGACAATTGCTTGCACGGCAAAACGTGGATGGGGACATGTTTGTTGTAGCGGCTCTACGTTACTGGTGTCGCGATTACGAAGAAAAACTTAGTGAGTTACTTGCGAATCTTTTGAGTACTCGTTACCCTGCTACAAGTCCAAACAAGCGGAAACGATCTGGCCCTAAACATAATCAACAATCTGGTACACCCTCTGGCGAACAAGTTCTTGGTCATTTGGATCAATTACGACAGCATTGTATGTCGTCCGCTGAATTGCAGCTTTATCATTCTGAAGGAATGCAAAGAGCTCTACAACAAGCACAAGCAGCCAGTAGTGATTCTTTAAGAAAAAGTTATGGAGATTTATTTGCACTTGCGGAAGTTAATGAAGAAAATGAACCTCCTCCGCCCCCACCAACAAGCTCAGCACGAAAACATGCAGCAGCGTCGGCTGGAGGTGGCGGAGGTGCTGGTGGTAAAGGAGGTCATAGAAAAACTGGTGCTAATACGAGGGAAAGGTCTAGCTCAAAAAGGCCGCTTCCTCGGTATCATTTGGACAGTACATCTAGTAGTgag GAGGAAtcaattgtgaatgtaaaacaagcaaagaagagaaaaaaaattaatccaGTGGGCTCCGATAGCGACTGA
- the LOC126874436 gene encoding integrator complex subunit 3 isoform X1 has translation MEQTKTLASRLLSTSCIENKDDLEEKFERCYTVLQNLTAGLSEKEAHDTLNNAVCKDKTHEEVSLGLLVVILTDPQNAPKSYRDLTLITRDGLAIVLVHLNQLVLERYLRLNDVTRSQLLWLLREMIRTSVASVDNLCLSLLRHAAGGDISPRNLFLVDALLDIFQENRPWLDKFPFLVASIVYTYLRLIEDHNAPHLSGLRQKEVTFTVSLIRERMVDCLVIGRDLVRLLQNVARIPEFEALWKDILLNPKSLCPNFSGVLQLLQTRTSRRFLQSRLTPDMERKLVFLTSQVRFGNHKRYQDWFQRQYLATPESQSLRCDLIRFIVGVIHPTNELLCSDIIPRWAVIGWLFTTCTSTVAASNAKLALFYDWLFFEPEKDNIMNIEPAILVMHNSMRSHPPVTATLLDFLCRIIPNFYPPLTEKVRNGIFLSLRQILEKRVLPSLYPLFDSPKLDRELRSKIRETFKEFCLPPNADPAGNKVPVYSGKMEDFNKDVTPGATLENAANTPVENNHLNQDSEPAFSDEEDEVSLRIVTKVEEEDEEDVPLANVKLKNEQKNANCIVKKEDITSQLNLILEPEELRTAVESLHSETDNEVRCQTMERIVQMVVEDEIDAETIPALASCISTILSSQITSQIFPSDNLNEEALTDSISTPLFVMFRNQFQLCKEEDNRRKLLARVLAEIQNVQSRIGYLLLYFLKVWGREEEKREGEPSNMLNDVKASVYKDFCVHREKKLDACLVSDLKLCHEDNIFMLCYLVPDVYMGFQNVALGNVQLLHLVVSTVDACQLQELVCQIMQGHLKMLKKESFTSLLTASLNWETFEQYCFWQLIFAHDFPIDYVLPVLPKLQFRDHAEALTSILFMLKQEKPTLELLRQLLARQNVDGDMFVVAALRYWCRDYEEKLSELLANLLSTRYPATSPNKRKRSGPKHNQQSGTPSGEQVLGHLDQLRQHCMSSAELQLYHSEGMQRALQQAQAASSDSLRKSYGDLFALAEVNEENEPPPPPPTSSARKHAAASAGGGGGAGGKGGHRKTGANTRERSSSKRPLPRYHLDSTSSSEEESIVNVKQAKKRKKINPVGSDSD, from the exons ATGGAACAGACGAAAACTCTCGCGTCCCGGCTACTCAGCACAAGTTGCATAGAGAATAAGGACGACTTGGAAGAG aaATTCGAGAGATGTTATACAGTGCTCCAAAACCTGACTGCAGGGCTATCTGAAAAAGAAGCCCATGATACGTTAAATAATGCTGTATGTAAGGATAAGACACATGAAGAAGTTTCATTAGGATTGTTGGTAGTCATTTTGACAGATCCTCAAAATGCTCCAAAAAGTTACAGAGACTTGACATTAATTACACGAGATGGTCTTGCAATTGTGTTAGTACATCTTAATCAATTAGTACTTGAAAGATACCTACGATTGAACGATGTGACTAGAAGTCAGTTATTATGGCTGTTAAGGGAGATGATAAGAACCAGTGTAGCTAGTGTGGATAACCTTTGTTTAAGTTTATTAAGGCATGCAGCTGGTGGTGATATTTCACCACGGAATTTGTTTTTAGTTGATGCacttttagatatttttcaagaaaatcgaCCTTGGCTGGATAAATTCCCTTTTCTAGTAGCATCCATTGTTTATACCTATTTACGATTAATAGAAGATCATAATGCACCACATTTATCTGGTTTACGTCAAAAAGAAGTTACATTTACTGTATCTTTAATAAGAGAACGTATGGTTGATTGTTTGGTTATTGGAAG AGATTTAGTACGCCTATTACAAAATGTGGCACGGATACCTGAATTTGAGGCACTTTGGAAAGACATACTTCTCAATCCAAAGTCTCTTTGTCCAAATTTCAGTGGTGTCCTTCAACTTTTACAAACTAGGACTTCTAGAAGGTTTCTCCAATCTAGACTTACACCAGATATGGAAAGGAAATTAGTATTTTTAACCAGTCAAGTCCGTTTTGGTAATCATAAACGATACCAAGATTGGTTTCAAAGGCAGTACCTGGCTACACCAGAATCACAATCTTTGAGATGTGACCTTATACGATTCATTGTTGGTGTTATTCATCCAACAAATGAGCTATTATGTTCAGATATTATACCTCGATGGGCAGTAATAGGATGGTTATTTACAACTTGTACATCAACTGTAGCTGCAAGTAATGCTAAACTCGCTTTATTTTATGATTGGTTGTTTTTTGAACCTGAGAAGGATAACATAATGAACATTGAACCTGCAATCCTTGTCATGCACAATTCCATGAGATCGCATCCACCGGTCACTGCCACATTGTTAGACTTTTTATGCAGA ATAATACCAAATTTCTATCCACCTTTAACCGAAAAAGTGAGAAATGGGATCTTTTTGTCGTTGCGACAAATTTTGGAGAAACGGGTTTTGCCGAGTCTTTATCCATTGTTTGATAGTCCCAAGTTAGATCGTGAATTAAGAAGCAAGATAAGAGAAACATTCAAAGAATTCTGTTTACCACCTAATGCAGATCCTG CAGGAAATAAGGTTCCTGTATATTCAGGTAAAATGGAGGATTTTAATAAGGATGTTACACCAGGCGCTACACTGGAAAATGCAGCGAATACACCAGTTGAAAATAATCATCTAAATCAAGACTCGGAACCAGCTTTTAGTGATGAAGAAGACGAAGTGTCATTAAG GATAGTGACTAAAGTAGaggaagaagatgaagaagatgTTCCATTAGCAAATGTGAAGTTgaaaaacgaacaaaaaaATGCAAATTGTATTGtgaagaaagaagatattacATCTcagttaaatttaattttagaacCAGAAGAGTTAAGGACTGCTGTAGAAAGTTTGCACAGTGAAACAGACAATGAAGTGAGATGTCAAACGATGGAGAGGATAGTACAAATGGTTGTAGAGGATGAAATAGATGCAGAAACTATACCAGCACTGGCTTCTTGCATATCAACGATCTTATCTTCACAAATTACATCTCAAATATTTCCATCAGATAATTTGAATGAAGAAGCCTTGACTGATAGTATAAGTACACCATTGTTTGTTATGTTTCGAAATCAGTTTCAGTTGTGTAAAGAAGAGGACAATAGGCGGAAGCTGCTAGCTCGGGTACTTGCAGAGATACAAAACGTTCAATCAAGAATAGGTTATCtgttactttattttttgaaaGTCTGGGgcagagaggaagaaaaacgGGAAGGCGAACCAAG TAATATGTTAAATGACGTTAAAGCATCTGTATATAAAGATTTTTGTGTACatcgagaaaaaaaattagatGCGTGTTTAGTGTCAGATTTGAAG CTCTGCCATGAAGATAACATATTTATGCTGTGTTACCTTGTGCCTGATGTATACATGGGTTTTCAAAATGTGGCTCTTGGAAATGTTCAATTATTACATTTGGTTGTCTCGACCGTCGATGCATGCCAACTACAAGAATTGGTTTGTCAAATAATGCAAGGACACTTAAAGATGTTAAAGAAGGAATCGTTTACATCACTTTTGACAGCAAGTTTAAATTGGGAGACTTTTGAGCAATATTGTTTTTGGCAGCTTATTTTTGCCCATGATTTTCCAATTGACTATGTCTTACCTGTCTTACCCAAATTGCAATTTCGAGATCACGCAGAAGCATTAACATCGATATTGTTTATGCTTAAACAAGAAAA GCCAACGTTAGAACTTCTGCGACAATTGCTTGCACGGCAAAACGTGGATGGGGACATGTTTGTTGTAGCGGCTCTACGTTACTGGTGTCGCGATTACGAAGAAAAACTTAGTGAGTTACTTGCGAATCTTTTGAGTACTCGTTACCCTGCTACAAGTCCAAACAAGCGGAAACGATCTGGCCCTAAACATAATCAACAATCTGGTACACCCTCTGGCGAACAAGTTCTTGGTCATTTGGATCAATTACGACAGCATTGTATGTCGTCCGCTGAATTGCAGCTTTATCATTCTGAAGGAATGCAAAGAGCTCTACAACAAGCACAAGCAGCCAGTAGTGATTCTTTAAGAAAAAGTTATGGAGATTTATTTGCACTTGCGGAAGTTAATGAAGAAAATGAACCTCCTCCGCCCCCACCAACAAGCTCAGCACGAAAACATGCAGCAGCGTCGGCTGGAGGTGGCGGAGGTGCTGGTGGTAAAGGAGGTCATAGAAAAACTGGTGCTAATACGAGGGAAAGGTCTAGCTCAAAAAGGCCGCTTCCTCGGTATCATTTGGACAGTACATCTAGTAGTgag GAGGAAtcaattgtgaatgtaaaacaagcaaagaagagaaaaaaaattaatccaGTGGGCTCCGATAGCGACTGA
- the LOC126874531 gene encoding uncharacterized protein LOC126874531 isoform X1: MSNTREAEVQIFKERGNACVKEQKYEEAMFHYTHAIKLDPKNYSLYSNRSFAFLKLQQYHFAMEDALMTIQLKPDWTKGYFRKAEVESQTFRFSEALQSYNKALSFQPNEPTILEAMSRVTQLLIKDKRADQQIPWLGAGVGIILGVIVVIADYVFTNKPTLTHPLLMALLTMSIAMLGFGIAKGFRYFVKCQRKSLLEPPTDLFGGNKEEFDDVEAEMNNEKEKHSKYSKAQARQRFRKGKS; this comes from the exons ATGTCGAACACACGGGAAGCAGAG GTACAAATCTTCAAGGAACGCGGAAACGCGTGCGtgaaagaacaaaaatatGAAGAGGCTATGTTTCATTACACTCATGCCATTAAACTAGACCCAAAAAATTACTCCTTGTATAGTAATCGATCATttgcatttttaaaattacaacaATATCATTTTGCAATGGAAGATGCATTAATGACAATTCAATTAAAACCTGATTGGACCAAG GGTTATTTTAGAAAGGCTGAAGTAGAGTCACAAACCTTCCGCTTCAGTGAAGCACTTCAATCTTACAATAAAGCTTTATCCTTTCAACCAAATGAACCAACGATTTTGGAAGCAATGAGCAGAGTAacacaattattaattaaagacAAACGAG cTGATCAACAAATACCCTGGCTTGGTGCTGGTGTTGGTATCATACTTGGAGtaatagttgtaattgctgattatgtttttacaaataaaCCCACATTAACG CATCCTCTTTTGATGGCCTTATTAACGATGTCTATAGCAATGCTAGGTTTTGGCATTGCAAAGGGATTCCGTTATTTTGTAAAGTGCCAAAGAAAATCACTTTTGGAACCTCCAACGGATCTCTTTGGTGGTAATAAAGAAGAATTTGATGATGTTGAAGCAGAAATGAATAACGAGAAGGAAAAACATTCAAAATATAGTAAAGCACAAGCACGACAAAGATTCAGGAAAGGAAAATCGTAG
- the LOC126874531 gene encoding tetratricopeptide repeat protein 31-like isoform X2 has product MFHYTHAIKLDPKNYSLYSNRSFAFLKLQQYHFAMEDALMTIQLKPDWTKGYFRKAEVESQTFRFSEALQSYNKALSFQPNEPTILEAMSRVTQLLIKDKRADQQIPWLGAGVGIILGVIVVIADYVFTNKPTLTHPLLMALLTMSIAMLGFGIAKGFRYFVKCQRKSLLEPPTDLFGGNKEEFDDVEAEMNNEKEKHSKYSKAQARQRFRKGKS; this is encoded by the exons ATGTTTCATTACACTCATGCCATTAAACTAGACCCAAAAAATTACTCCTTGTATAGTAATCGATCATttgcatttttaaaattacaacaATATCATTTTGCAATGGAAGATGCATTAATGACAATTCAATTAAAACCTGATTGGACCAAG GGTTATTTTAGAAAGGCTGAAGTAGAGTCACAAACCTTCCGCTTCAGTGAAGCACTTCAATCTTACAATAAAGCTTTATCCTTTCAACCAAATGAACCAACGATTTTGGAAGCAATGAGCAGAGTAacacaattattaattaaagacAAACGAG cTGATCAACAAATACCCTGGCTTGGTGCTGGTGTTGGTATCATACTTGGAGtaatagttgtaattgctgattatgtttttacaaataaaCCCACATTAACG CATCCTCTTTTGATGGCCTTATTAACGATGTCTATAGCAATGCTAGGTTTTGGCATTGCAAAGGGATTCCGTTATTTTGTAAAGTGCCAAAGAAAATCACTTTTGGAACCTCCAACGGATCTCTTTGGTGGTAATAAAGAAGAATTTGATGATGTTGAAGCAGAAATGAATAACGAGAAGGAAAAACATTCAAAATATAGTAAAGCACAAGCACGACAAAGATTCAGGAAAGGAAAATCGTAG